The Mugil cephalus isolate CIBA_MC_2020 chromosome 11, CIBA_Mcephalus_1.1, whole genome shotgun sequence genome includes a window with the following:
- the LOC125016484 gene encoding uncharacterized protein LOC125016484 encodes MPLPGLIGTSLILILASVSKGEKWAIDVQRNINVTWGSNVTIRCNLSYPENFNTMTVKVFWKTKNKEDESMCMEMPDKNAFIYHSDESCVLERYRGKTKFIGEKKNCSLLIQNVTAAVKDIYVRIRVGNESYSFYKQTVSIFINDGNFVNTTTTPGPRPKSHSSNIIYYSIFLPIAALAVIVFAVGIFCLVRHKRSQAFTREESGYYANFSRASSDPAKSEESNNKKDKKLPEPKALVEPVYINVEAPAAQMDQSVDQADSIYVNVNYSK; translated from the exons ATGCCGCTGCCGGGCCTGATTGGCACTAGCCTCATACTGATCCTGGCTTCTGTCTCAAAGG GTGAAAAATGGGCAATAGATGTCCAACGAAACATAAATGTTACATGGGGCTCAAATGTAACCATACGGTGCAACTTAAGCTACCCAGAGAATTTCAACACAATGACTGTCAAAGTGTTCTGGAAAACGAAAAATAAGGAGGATGAAAGCATGTGCATGGAAATGCCGGACAAGAATGCGTTCATTTATCACTCAGATGAATCATGTGTGCTCGAGAGGTACAGAGGAAAGACCAAGTTCATcggagagaagaaaaactgctCCCTCCTGATCCAGAACGTCACGGCGGCTGTAAAAGATATCTACGTGCGAATTCGTGTGGGGAATGAAAGTTACAGCTTCTATAAGCAAACCGTCTCCATTTTTATCAATG ATGGAAATTTTGTGAACACCACAACAACCCCAG gaCCCAGGCCAAAAAGTCACAGTTCAAACATCATCTATTACAGCATCTTTCTACCAATCGCTGCACTTGCGGTCATTGTTTTTGCTGTTGGAATTTTCTGTTTAGTGCGACACAAAAG gtcaCAGGCGTTCACCAGAGAGGAATCTGGATACTATGCAAACTTTAGCAGAGCATCATCAGACCCAGccaaaag tgAAGAATCTAACAATAAAAAGGACAAGAAACTTCCGGAGCCGAAAGCCCTCGTGGAGCCGGTCTACATCAACGTTGAG GCCCCGGCAGCTCAAATGGACCAAAGTGTGGATCAGGCAGACAGTATATACGTAAATGTGAATTACTCAAAATAG
- the LOC125015820 gene encoding myeloid cell surface antigen CD33-like yields MIFTESHKYCKRKSSAIRRTQSLNLISSSEMELKPYLSLLFFCVIHEVGSFSKWTANIPSVIPALQGSCVVIPCSYFYPKPSTNLLINRRIGLWKTGTKLVSSNMKLMVNAEYKKRARFLGNLQERNCTMLLDRVRSTDTDPFYFSIRMPQYKSFSYTNNAVSINVTRVPQPPSMSVKVTDKVHATCSVSHSCPYVPPDFSWSRVGTTRHQSKKLNSWKWETVSTLIFRPGPADFKKPLNCTVHYRGRKQSTTSTMLQ; encoded by the exons ATGATATTCACAGAATCTCACAAGTACTGCAAGCGAAAGAGTTCAGCCATTAGGAGAACGCAGAG cttaaatttaatttcctcaTCAGAGATGGAGCTGAAGCCGTacctttctcttttatttttttgtg TCATCCATGAGGTCGGGTCTTTCAGTAAGTGGACAGCAAACATCCCATCAGTGATCCCAGCCCTGCAGGGCTCCTGTGTGGTCATTCCCTGCAGCTACTTTTACCCCAAACCCTCCACAAACTTACTGATCAACAGGAGGATAGGATTATGGAAAACAGGGACAAAGTTGGTCTCATCCAATATGAAACTGATGGTGAATGCGGAGTACAAAAAACGAGCCCGTTTTTTGGGTAATCTGCAAGAACGCAACTGCACCATGCTGCTAGATAGAGTCAGGAGCACTGACACTGACCCGTTTTACTTCAGCATTAGAATGCCTCAATACAAAAGCTTCTCCTACACCAATAACGCAGTGTCCATCAATGTCACAC GCGTTCCACAGCCTCCGtctatgtctgtgaaggtgaCTGATAAGGTGCACGCCACCTGTTCAGTTTCTCACTCCTGCCCGTATGTGCCCCCTGATTTCTCCTGGAGTCGCGTCGGAACCACTAGACATCAGTCAAAGAAGCTGAACAGCTGGAAGTGGGAAACGGTGTCGACTCTGATCTTTCGCCCTGGGCCCGCTGACTTCAAGAAGCCTTTAAATTGCACAGTGCACTACAGAGGAAGGAAGCAGTCGACAACCTCCACCATGCTCCAGTAA